DNA sequence from the Planktothrix tepida PCC 9214 genome:
CGTTGGATGTATTTAACCCATCAAGATGATGTAGCTGATCATCAGAAATTTCATGATCATTTTGGATGCGATCGAGATTAATCGTAAAAATAGTATGTCAGATCATCAAGGTCATATTTTAATTGTTGATGATACGCCTGATAACTTGAGGTTATTGTCAAAAACATTAGGTGAACAGGGCTATGAAGTTCAATGTGCCATTAATGGAAAGTTAGCATTAATGGCAGTAAAGCATGAGCCACCTGATTTAATTTTATTAGATATTAAAATGCCCGAAATGGATGGGTATGAAGTTTGTCAGAAGTTAAAAAGTCAGGAAGAAACGGGTGGGATTCCGGTGATTTTTTTAAGTGCTTTAGACGATGTTTTTGATAAGGTTAAAGCTTTTAATGTTGGGGGTGTTGACTATATTACAAAACCCTTTCAGGTTGAAGAAGTTTTTGCCCGAGTTGAAAATCAATTAATGATTCGCCGTTTACAAAAGCAATTACAAGATAAAAATTTAAAATTAGAACAATTAAATCAAGAATTACAGCGTTCTAATCGGGAATTAGAAGAATTTGCCTATGTTGTTTCTCACGATTTACAACAACCTCTACAAACAATAACTGGGTTTGCAGAACTATTATTAGCCTTAAAATCTGAAATTAATTTAGAACAAGAAGCGGATGAGTATGTTGCCCCGATTTTAGATGAGGGGATTAGAATGCAAGAACTGATCAAGGATTTGCTAGAATATAGTCGAGTCGGCACGAAAAAACGGGACTTTAAAGCTATCGATTGTCAGGATATTTTAAGACAATCTTTAGCTCATTTGCATAGTGCGATTGAGGATAGTCGTGCTATCATTACTTCTGAGACGCTACCTGTGGTAATAGCTGATCGGATTCAACTCGGCCAATTATTTCAAAATTTAATTGGCAATGGGATTAAATATCAACGCCCTAATGTTCAGCCTAAAATTGTAATTTCAGTGGAAGAAAAGCCCGAAGAATGGCTCTTTAAGGTTGAAGATAATGGCATCGGGATTAAACCTGAAAATTTTGATCGTGTTTTTCAAGTCTTTCAGCGTCTTCATACGAATCAAGAATATCCGGGGACTGGGGTAGGGTTAGCAATTTGTAAAAAAATTATTGACCGCCATCGGGGAAAAATTTGGATAGAATCACACTGGGGAATTGGCACTACGTTTTATTTTACAATACCAAAAGTAGATCAGGGGTAATTATGAAAAATCTGTACAGACGTGCTATGGCACGTCTCTACTCAGAAGGACAAGAAATTCAACCTCGTCAGCCTCTTGAAATCGCACTTCAAGAAAGTCAATCTCATTGGAAAGATTTATTCCATTTATCTCCGATTGGAATGGTAGAAATTTCCTTAGAGGGGCGTTTTTTGGAGGTTAATGCTTCCTTTTGTAAGTTTGTAGGTTATTCTCAAGCGGAGTTAATGGAATTTCAATTAAATGAAATTACTCACCCTGATGATCGACAGATGAGTTGGCAATTGTTTTGTCAATTAATTAATCAAGAAATTTCTCAATTTCAATTAGAAAAACGCTATCGTCACAAAGATGGAAATTGGGTTTATGCCATTGTTAATGGTTATTTACGCTTAGATGCTCAGGGAAAACCTCGGTCTGTGATGGGGCAAATTCAGGATATTACAGAACGAAAACTAGCCGAAGAAGATATTAAACAACGGGAAGAATATTTACGGTTAATTTTAAATAATATTCCCCAGCAGGTGTTTTGGAAAGATACAAATTTAGTCTTTAGAGGCTGTAATAAAAATTGGGCGGAAGCAGCGCAGTTAGAAAGTCAAGAATATGTCATCGGAAAAACGGATTATGATTTATTTCCTGACCCCAAGATTGGAGAGTTTTTTCGCGCACAAGATCGGCGAGTCATGGCATCCAAACAAGCGGAAATGCACTTAATTGCACCGAAACAAAAACCGGCTGCTGATGGTCGGACATTATGGTTAGATATTAGTCGGATTCCGATGCAGGATTCTCAGGGAAATGTGATCGGAATTTTAGGAGTGATTGAAGATATTACGGAACGAAAAGAAATTGATGAAAAGCTAAGATTAACGCAGTTTTCAATTGAGAAATCTAGGGATTATTTCTTGTTTACCGATTGTAACGCTCAATTTTTTGATGTGAATGAAGCGGCTTGTAAAACCTTGGGATATTCCAGGGAAGAATTACTCCAAATGAAGGTTAAAGATATTGATGAGCAAGCACCGGATAACGCATGGCCAATTCCTTGGGAGGATTTAAAACAGCAAGGTTCTTTTACCTTTGAATCCGTGCATAGAAGCAAATCGGGTCAAGATATTAGTGTGGAAATTACATTAAGTTATTTAGAATATAATAAAAAAGAATATGGCTGTGCAATTGTTCGGGATATTTGCGATCGCAAACAAGCAGAAATTGCCTTACAACAAGCTAAAGAGGTAGCAGAATTAGCGAACCATGCGAAGAGTGAATTTTTAGCACGGATGAGTCATGAATTACGAACCCCAATGAATGCTATTCTGGGATTTACGCAACTCATAGAACGAGATTTAGAGCGCAATCCTAAAGTTTTGTTGGCGAATCACAAAGAGCATTTAGACATTATTAGTCGCAGTGGTGAACATCTTTTAAATTTAATTAATGATGTTTTAGAAATGTCTAAAATTGAAGCGGGGCGCATTGTATTAAATCCAACCAAGTTTGATTTAACTTGCCTTTTGGATTCTATTAATGATATGTTAGCCTTTAAAGCTGAATCGAAAGGCTTGGATTTTAATGTGAGTGCCAATCCGAGTCTTCCCCAATATATTGAAACGGATGAAAGTAAACTCAGACAAGTCTTAATTAATCTGTTGGGAAATTCGATCAAATTTACCGAAAAAGGGTCGATTACTTTAAGGGTAAACCCTCTAAACAGTAAATTATCTTCCAACCAAATTTTAATCAATTTTGAAGTTGAAGATACTGGTGCTGGAATTTCAGTAGAAGAGTTAGCTTTATTATTTCAACCTTTTGTGCAAACTGAAACAGGTCGAAAATCTCAACAGGGAACTGGACTGGGTTTACCCATTAGCCAACAGTTTGTGCAGTTAATGGGAGGAGACATAACTGTTACCAGTGAAGTCGGAAAAGGGACAATATTTCAATTTTATATTCAAGCAAATTTAGCCAATTTTTCGGAAATTCGCTGTCAAGAATTAACCCAGCGAGTGATGGGTTTAGCACCAAATCAACCCGATTATCGGATTTTAGTGGTTGATGATAATTGGACAAATCGACAGTTAGTGATTAAGGTTTTAAACCCTTTAGGATTTCAATTAAAAGAAGCCGAAAATGGTCAAGAAGCAATTACCCTTTGGGAAAGTTGGCAACCCCATTTAATATTTATGGATATGCGAATGCCTGTGATGAATGGGTATGAAGCAACGCAATGGATTAAACAGCATTTACAGGGTCAAGCAACGGTAATTATTGCGTTAACAGCAAGTGCTTTGCAACAAGATCAATTAGTGGTTTTATCAGCAGGATGTGATGATTTTATTCGGAAACCTTTTCGTGTTGAAGTCTTGTTTGAAAAAATTGCTCAACACTTAGGGGTGAATTTTATTTATGAAAAAGATGAAATAGATTTAGAACCCTCAGCAATGTCAGCTTTTCCCGTAAAATTAAACCATATTGCAGAATTAACAGCAGAAGTGGTAGCGTTGTTACCAGAACCTATTGTTCAAGAGTTATATCGAGGTTCCCTGAAACTTAATTCTAAGTTAGTGACTGAAGCCATTAAAAAAATCCCCGTTTCTCAGCAACCGATTGGTCAATTATTAACACAGTTAGTCAATGATTTTCGATATGATATTATTATCAATTTAACAGAAGCGATCGCTGAAAAAAATTAAGGTTCAATTTTAAATTTCCAAACCAAAATTTGATTCTCATCCCCACAACAAATAAATTGTTGATTATCAGGACTAAAAATAATCGGGGGATATCCTGCGAAACAATGAGATAAGATTCCTAGCTGGTGTGGTTGACTCATATCCCATAAATAAATTCTGCCATCGTCGCTGCTACTGGCTAACCATTTGCCATCAGGACTCATCGCCAAGGATGAAACAATTTTTGAATGTTCGGTTAAGGTTTTAATTAATTCTCCGGTGTTTAAATCCCAGAATTTGATGGTATGGTCGGCACTTCCACTGATTAATAAGGGTTGAGTTGGACTTAAGAAAAGGCTGGAAACTTGATCTAAATGTCCGGTTAAGGTTTTTAAGCTTTTTAATTGGCAAACTTGCCAAATTTTAATCGTTCCATCAACACTAGAACTGGCAAATAAATAATTTCTTAACGAGTGATAATTGACATTCGATGAAGATTGATTGATAATAGAAATATTAATAAATTGAATCGCTAAAACGGCTTCTAAATGTTCACAATAGCGGTAAAGTAATTCCCCGTTTCTTTGATTCCAAAGTTTAATACTATGGTCTTCACTGCCACTGGCAATAATAGAACCATCAGGACTATAGGCAACGGTATAAACCGCACCGCAACGATGGCTATAGGGAGAACCGGAATGGCTAAAAAATCGGTCGGCGATCGCTCTTTTATCTAAATTCCAAGAAATCAAGGTTCGATCTAAACTTCCACTCACTAATTTACGGCCGTTGGGACTAATAGCTAAGGAAGAAATAGCGGCTTCATGACCGATTAATCGATGTAAGAATTGCCCTGTTTTTAAATTCCAAATCCTTAAGGTTTTATCCTGACTTCCACTAATTAAAAGATATCCATTGGGGCCAATAGCTAAGGCTTGAACAGGAGCTTGATGACCGGATAAAATATTAGTACATTCTAGGTTAAGGCGAGAGGAAATGGATATAAAAGGAAATTCAATTTGAGGTTTTGGAAGGGATTGTAATTGAGATAAGGGAGGGTTTAACGTTGCAATTAAGCTAGACTTAACAGCAGAATAAAAAGCCGAATTGTATTGTTTTAATAGAGAATGAGTTGCGGAAAAGGGTAGCGAATCCGGCTTAAAAAAGAGTTGATTTTCAGAAAAAGAATGAGAAGAAATAGCTTGTAATTCAGTCGCTACGATAATATTTAAAGAGGAGGGAGGTGGAATCGTTGTAATGGGTTTTAGGGTGTTCGGTTCTAAATCCTGTAATACTTCTTCAACGGTTTGATAGCGTTCTTTGACTAAATCTTTGAGTAATTTATCTAAGATTTGATTGAGTTTAGGATTTAAGGTTTGATTAAGGCTTGCTAAATGCGATCGCCAAATTAATTCTCCACTGAACGGATCAAATAATTGATTCGGAGGAATTTGGGTGAGTAAATGAATACAAGTCATCCCCAAACTATATAAATCACTAGCTGGATAAGCCTTTCCACCGCGCATTTGTTCCAAGGGTGCGTAACCCACAGTTCCAGTTAAAGTTCCTGTGTGAGGTTGTAATAAATTCAGGCTATATTTAGCAATTCCAAAGTCTACTAAAACTAATTTTTGATCACTTTGACGACGAATAATATTATCGGGTTTAATATCTCGATGAATAATATGATGTTGATGAATAAATTTTAAAATCGGTAAAATATCTTGTAAAAGTTGAATAATTTTATCTTCACTAAAAAAGCCAGTTTCGTTTAATTCGTGCAATAAATTTTTGCCTTCAATCCATTCTTCAATTAAATAGAGGTGATCTTCTTGTTCAAAATAAGCATATAAGCTCGGAATTTGAGGATGAATTCCTAATTCTTGGAGGCGTAATGCTTCTTGATTAAACAGTTCAATTGCTTTTTGAACCCAGGAAATTTTATGAGATTGAGGTGAAAATTGTTTAATAATGCAGGGGGTATTAAACCGATCTAAATCAACGGCTAAAAATGTACGACTCATCCCTCCTTCCCCTAGTTCCTGTACAGCACGATAACGTTCTTTTAAGAGTAACGTCGTCCCACAGGCTTGACAGAGGTTAATTCCTGATGGATTTTGGGGTTTTCGACAATAGGGATTTAGACAATAACTCATCGGATTTGGCATACCAGAATATTAGGTTTAGGATTTGGGGTTGATGCCTCAAGTTCCGAAAGCTGATCGTTTGAACTCACTATATTAGAGTAGTCGATGAATGAAAAATTTAGCTTAATCTTAAGGATGATTTAGCTTTTTAAGCTTGAGTTTAAGTGGTTGTAATCCTTGAAAGCAAACTAATGTAAATCCGATTCCCAAATCCCAATATAAATTCGATCAAATTGATCTCGTTCAATAATCCCTTCGAGGGAATCAATAACAAATAAATAAGACTGCCTTTGGCGATTATGAACACTTTTTAATCCTGCTTCTATGGAAGAATTTAAGCGACAACCCGACATACTATTGAGGGTAATTAAAATGGTTTGTAAATCAACTTGTTGAGAAAAAGCAGCTTCCGTTTGTCGCAATTTTCCCGATTTTTGATCAAATAAAAAACCCACACTAACTCGGTTAGGAATTAAATGATAAAAAATAGCTTGGGTATTGGGCCAATAGCCAATTTCTGTTCCAGTCGGAGTTCCAAACATCTGAAAAACTTGACTTTTATCAACGCCGGGTCGAAACCCTGGAATTCCTTCACCTGTAGGAACTTGATTACATTGGTCAAGATCGATTTTAGAATCGTGGGGAGAGGTAATTTTTGGAACAACCGGAATAGAAAAATCGGGAATAATAGTAGCTGCAATGAGTTGACTTTCTTCCGAAGGAAAACAAAGGATAGGGGGAGCATAATTTTCAGAAGAGAGAAGAATAGGTAATAAACCTGTTAAAAACAATTTTAAAATAATAGTTAGCCTCCTTTAGTTAGTTTGTGGACTTAATTTTATTAAAATTATACAAACTTAAGCTTTAGTTTAAAACCTTCATTTGCTTAGAATCAGTAATGACAATTTTATCAATTTTGTTGGGTTGCTTTTTGGGAATAACTCCTGTAATACTCAAGGTTTTATTTTGTAGATTTAACCCACTTCCCGCATTAGGAATTTGATTCAAAATCCCAGGGCTAAGGAAAACATAATAAATCTTTTTATCTTTTCCTTGTAATGTTAATCGAGTCATTTGATTTTCTACTCGGCTTAAACCATTGACAGTTCCTATAATTTCAGGAAAGGGTGTTGTTAAAGGACTTTGAATTTTAGTTGTTGTTTGAGAACAGAAAAAGTTAACAGGGTTTTGAGTAAAATCTGCACATTGTAAGACTTCTTCTGCTTTCTGACTAATTTGGATAAAGTAGGAAAAATCAGGTTCTTGATCTATACCATAATTAGCTATTTTCTGAATCTTTGCAGGTGCATTAACTAAAGCTTGGGTAATAGCTTTTTGATCATTATCTGACAATTTAGGAGACAGATATACGCCTGATCCTGGAATATTTCTACTCCTCTGAATAATCCTAAAACTCGGATCATTTTTAACCGCTTCATAAGCAGCAGCACCTACATCCGCTTTTCCACTTTTGACTAATTCTTGAATCATTTCTCCTCGATATCCCATTGTGACCTGGAGAGATTTGCCAAATAAATCATAAGTCGGCATATAAAAACTAGAGGCGGAATTAAAATCTCCTAAAGCAATAACGGTGGTATTTTGAAAATCAGAAATAGACTGAATTGGACTATTCTTTCTTACAAATAATGCTGATTGATAATAGGGAGGAGATTGGGGAAACATTCGCCCTACCCAACGATATCCGTTATCTTTAGCTGCAACAGAAATCATGGGAGAAAGGGTAAAGGCAATATCCCATTTTTGACGTGCTAGTTTGTTTTTC
Encoded proteins:
- a CDS encoding response regulator, translating into MIILDAIEINRKNSMSDHQGHILIVDDTPDNLRLLSKTLGEQGYEVQCAINGKLALMAVKHEPPDLILLDIKMPEMDGYEVCQKLKSQEETGGIPVIFLSALDDVFDKVKAFNVGGVDYITKPFQVEEVFARVENQLMIRRLQKQLQDKNLKLEQLNQELQRSNRELEEFAYVVSHDLQQPLQTITGFAELLLALKSEINLEQEADEYVAPILDEGIRMQELIKDLLEYSRVGTKKRDFKAIDCQDILRQSLAHLHSAIEDSRAIITSETLPVVIADRIQLGQLFQNLIGNGIKYQRPNVQPKIVISVEEKPEEWLFKVEDNGIGIKPENFDRVFQVFQRLHTNQEYPGTGVGLAICKKIIDRHRGKIWIESHWGIGTTFYFTIPKVDQG
- a CDS encoding PAS domain S-box protein, which codes for MKNLYRRAMARLYSEGQEIQPRQPLEIALQESQSHWKDLFHLSPIGMVEISLEGRFLEVNASFCKFVGYSQAELMEFQLNEITHPDDRQMSWQLFCQLINQEISQFQLEKRYRHKDGNWVYAIVNGYLRLDAQGKPRSVMGQIQDITERKLAEEDIKQREEYLRLILNNIPQQVFWKDTNLVFRGCNKNWAEAAQLESQEYVIGKTDYDLFPDPKIGEFFRAQDRRVMASKQAEMHLIAPKQKPAADGRTLWLDISRIPMQDSQGNVIGILGVIEDITERKEIDEKLRLTQFSIEKSRDYFLFTDCNAQFFDVNEAACKTLGYSREELLQMKVKDIDEQAPDNAWPIPWEDLKQQGSFTFESVHRSKSGQDISVEITLSYLEYNKKEYGCAIVRDICDRKQAEIALQQAKEVAELANHAKSEFLARMSHELRTPMNAILGFTQLIERDLERNPKVLLANHKEHLDIISRSGEHLLNLINDVLEMSKIEAGRIVLNPTKFDLTCLLDSINDMLAFKAESKGLDFNVSANPSLPQYIETDESKLRQVLINLLGNSIKFTEKGSITLRVNPLNSKLSSNQILINFEVEDTGAGISVEELALLFQPFVQTETGRKSQQGTGLGLPISQQFVQLMGGDITVTSEVGKGTIFQFYIQANLANFSEIRCQELTQRVMGLAPNQPDYRILVVDDNWTNRQLVIKVLNPLGFQLKEAENGQEAITLWESWQPHLIFMDMRMPVMNGYEATQWIKQHLQGQATVIIALTASALQQDQLVVLSAGCDDFIRKPFRVEVLFEKIAQHLGVNFIYEKDEIDLEPSAMSAFPVKLNHIAELTAEVVALLPEPIVQELYRGSLKLNSKLVTEAIKKIPVSQQPIGQLLTQLVNDFRYDIIINLTEAIAEKN
- a CDS encoding serine/threonine-protein kinase, which translates into the protein MSYCLNPYCRKPQNPSGINLCQACGTTLLLKERYRAVQELGEGGMSRTFLAVDLDRFNTPCIIKQFSPQSHKISWVQKAIELFNQEALRLQELGIHPQIPSLYAYFEQEDHLYLIEEWIEGKNLLHELNETGFFSEDKIIQLLQDILPILKFIHQHHIIHRDIKPDNIIRRQSDQKLVLVDFGIAKYSLNLLQPHTGTLTGTVGYAPLEQMRGGKAYPASDLYSLGMTCIHLLTQIPPNQLFDPFSGELIWRSHLASLNQTLNPKLNQILDKLLKDLVKERYQTVEEVLQDLEPNTLKPITTIPPPSSLNIIVATELQAISSHSFSENQLFFKPDSLPFSATHSLLKQYNSAFYSAVKSSLIATLNPPLSQLQSLPKPQIEFPFISISSRLNLECTNILSGHQAPVQALAIGPNGYLLISGSQDKTLRIWNLKTGQFLHRLIGHEAAISSLAISPNGRKLVSGSLDRTLISWNLDKRAIADRFFSHSGSPYSHRCGAVYTVAYSPDGSIIASGSEDHSIKLWNQRNGELLYRYCEHLEAVLAIQFINISIINQSSSNVNYHSLRNYLFASSSVDGTIKIWQVCQLKSLKTLTGHLDQVSSLFLSPTQPLLISGSADHTIKFWDLNTGELIKTLTEHSKIVSSLAMSPDGKWLASSSDDGRIYLWDMSQPHQLGILSHCFAGYPPIIFSPDNQQFICCGDENQILVWKFKIEP
- a CDS encoding phosphate/phosphite/phosphonate ABC transporter substrate-binding protein; this translates as MGSHNNKTHPTVILILSAILSLSLFGIMVYLFFNPKTGLIPLVFSGNKNLMNRLEANFLTIGVLGKPGNYTPLVEYLKQQLGDQVKITIDGNLQESYQEAKNKLARQKWDIAFTLSPMISVAAKDNGYRWVGRMFPQSPPYYQSALFVRKNSPIQSISDFQNTTVIALGDFNSASSFYMPTYDLFGKSLQVTMGYRGEMIQELVKSGKADVGAAAYEAVKNDPSFRIIQRSRNIPGSGVYLSPKLSDNDQKAITQALVNAPAKIQKIANYGIDQEPDFSYFIQISQKAEEVLQCADFTQNPVNFFCSQTTTKIQSPLTTPFPEIIGTVNGLSRVENQMTRLTLQGKDKKIYYVFLSPGILNQIPNAGSGLNLQNKTLSITGVIPKKQPNKIDKIVITDSKQMKVLN